In the Thauera sedimentorum genome, one interval contains:
- a CDS encoding YeaH/YhbH family protein: MVRIIDRRFDSKNKSAVNRQRFMRRFRQQIRRAVSEAIQGRSIRDLDNGEQVSIPARDLSEPHFQHGKGGVREQVYAGNDQFTSGDHVKRPLEGGGGSGQGKASNEGEHEDDFVFQLSREEFLDLFFDDLALPNLVRTQLARITDYKTRRAGFTADGTPANINIVRSMRGALGRRLALGAPWNARLREAQRELDELVAGGGGDSEEARTLREEIARLRARIEGIPFIDSFDLRYNNRVRVPLPTTSAVMFCVMDVSGSMDEEKKSIAKRFFMLLYLFLTRSYEHIDVVFIRHHTVAKEVNEDEFFHSRESGGTVVSSALNLMHEIIVERYAGGQWNIYGAQASDGDNWDNDSPVCRELLDEAILPWCQHFAYIEITPGEPQNLWREYERLLGAHKNFAMQRIETPADIYPVFRELFKKTLV; this comes from the coding sequence ATGGTCCGTATCATCGACAGGCGGTTCGACAGCAAGAACAAGAGCGCGGTCAACCGCCAGCGCTTCATGCGCCGTTTCCGCCAGCAGATCCGCCGCGCGGTGTCGGAGGCCATCCAGGGGCGCTCGATCCGCGACCTGGACAACGGCGAGCAGGTATCGATCCCGGCCCGCGACCTGTCCGAACCGCACTTCCAGCACGGCAAGGGCGGCGTGCGCGAGCAGGTGTACGCGGGCAACGACCAGTTCACCTCGGGCGACCACGTCAAGCGCCCGCTCGAAGGCGGGGGCGGCAGCGGACAGGGCAAGGCCAGCAACGAAGGCGAGCACGAGGACGATTTCGTCTTCCAGCTCTCGCGCGAGGAGTTCCTCGATCTGTTCTTCGACGACCTCGCGCTACCCAATCTGGTGCGCACCCAGTTGGCGCGCATCACCGACTACAAGACCCGCCGCGCCGGCTTCACCGCCGACGGCACGCCGGCCAACATCAACATCGTGCGCTCGATGCGCGGCGCGCTCGGCCGCCGGCTGGCGCTGGGCGCACCGTGGAACGCCCGCCTGCGCGAGGCCCAGCGCGAACTCGACGAGCTGGTGGCCGGCGGCGGCGGAGACAGCGAGGAAGCGCGCACGCTGCGCGAGGAGATCGCCCGCCTGCGCGCGCGCATCGAGGGCATCCCCTTCATCGACAGCTTCGACCTGCGCTACAACAATCGCGTCAGGGTGCCGCTGCCCACCACCAGCGCGGTGATGTTCTGCGTGATGGACGTCTCGGGCTCGATGGACGAGGAGAAGAAGTCCATCGCCAAGCGCTTCTTCATGCTGCTCTACCTCTTCCTCACCCGCAGCTACGAGCACATCGACGTGGTGTTCATCCGCCACCACACCGTGGCCAAGGAAGTGAACGAGGACGAGTTCTTCCACTCGCGCGAATCCGGCGGCACGGTGGTGTCCAGCGCGCTCAACCTGATGCACGAGATCATCGTCGAGCGCTACGCCGGCGGGCAGTGGAACATCTACGGCGCACAAGCCTCGGACGGCGACAACTGGGACAACGACTCGCCGGTGTGCCGCGAACTGCTGGACGAGGCCATCCTGCCCTGGTGCCAGCACTTCGCCTACATCGAGATCACCCCGGGCGAACCGCAGAACCTGTGGCGCGAATACGAACGCCTGCTCGGCGCCCACAAGAACTTCGCCATGCAGCGCATCGAGACGCCGGCCGACATCTACCCGGTATTCCGCGAACTGTTCAAGAAGACTCTCGTATGA
- a CDS encoding DUF2946 family protein, with amino-acid sequence MNEELAAALKRWPNVPACYGWLSLDRRGHWRLQGKRIEHAGLIAFLNAHYHADEAGNWLVDNGPQRVFVRLDYLPWVVRLQPDGSLATHTGQTTAARGAVLVDEDGCIVLDTAAGPALLHDLDLPDFLAALRDGSDQPVAEDELLALIKGDGSRTILWHGQALQPVRSAELPARFGFQPDPSP; translated from the coding sequence ATGAACGAGGAGCTCGCCGCCGCCCTCAAGCGCTGGCCGAACGTGCCGGCCTGCTACGGCTGGCTGTCTCTCGACCGGCGCGGCCACTGGCGGCTGCAGGGCAAGCGCATCGAGCACGCCGGGCTGATCGCTTTCCTCAACGCCCACTACCACGCGGACGAGGCCGGCAACTGGCTGGTGGATAACGGCCCACAACGGGTCTTTGTACGGCTGGACTACCTGCCCTGGGTGGTCCGCCTGCAGCCGGACGGCAGCCTCGCCACCCACACCGGCCAGACTACCGCCGCGCGAGGCGCGGTGCTGGTCGACGAGGACGGCTGCATCGTGCTCGATACCGCGGCCGGCCCTGCGTTGCTGCACGACCTGGATTTGCCGGATTTTCTCGCCGCGCTACGGGACGGCAGCGATCAGCCGGTTGCGGAAGACGAGCTGCTGGCACTGATCAAGGGAGACGGCAGCCGCACTATCCTGTGGCACGGCCAGGCACTGCAGCCGGTGCGCAGCGCCGAACTGCCGGCACGCTTCGGCTTTCAGCCCGACCCGTCGCCCTGA
- a CDS encoding DMT family transporter yields MKPRDLFELFLLAALWGGSFLFTRIAVPEFGPFALIELRVGLAALVLLPVLAVSGGLAQLWRRGPVLLVLGLTSSALPFVLYAYATLTVTAGFAAVVNATTPLFTALVAWLWLRDRLSAGATLGLCAGVAGVVILVWDKLAFGGEGAGLAVAACLGATLSYGISASITKRYLTGAAPMVTATGSQFYAALLLAPLALAYWPEQPPSSGSWMAGILLAVLCTGLAFVLFFRLMARVGPQRAVTVTLLIPVFGMLWGALFIDEQVTLLMLVGSGIILLGTGLATGVVRLPR; encoded by the coding sequence TTGAAACCGCGCGATCTCTTCGAGCTGTTCCTTCTGGCCGCCCTGTGGGGCGGCTCCTTTCTGTTCACCCGCATCGCGGTGCCCGAGTTCGGCCCCTTCGCGCTGATCGAGCTGCGCGTGGGGCTGGCCGCCCTGGTGCTGCTGCCGGTGCTGGCGGTGTCCGGCGGGCTCGCGCAGCTGTGGCGGCGCGGGCCGGTGCTGCTGGTGCTGGGGCTGACCAGTTCCGCGCTGCCCTTCGTGCTCTATGCCTACGCCACCCTGACGGTGACCGCCGGCTTCGCCGCGGTGGTCAATGCCACCACGCCGCTGTTTACCGCGCTGGTCGCCTGGCTGTGGCTGCGCGACCGCTTGAGCGCAGGGGCGACGCTGGGCCTGTGCGCCGGGGTGGCGGGGGTGGTGATCCTGGTGTGGGACAAGCTCGCCTTCGGCGGCGAGGGCGCCGGACTGGCGGTTGCGGCCTGCCTGGGGGCGACCCTGAGCTACGGCATCTCCGCGTCGATCACCAAGCGCTACCTCACCGGCGCGGCGCCTATGGTGACCGCCACCGGCAGCCAGTTCTATGCCGCGCTGCTGCTCGCCCCGCTGGCCCTGGCCTACTGGCCCGAGCAGCCGCCTTCGTCCGGTTCGTGGATGGCCGGCATCCTGCTGGCGGTGCTGTGCACCGGGCTCGCCTTCGTACTGTTCTTCCGCCTCATGGCCCGCGTCGGCCCGCAGCGTGCGGTGACCGTGACCCTGCTGATCCCGGTGTTCGGCATGTTGTGGGGCGCCCTGTTCATCGACGAGCAGGTCACCCTGCTGATGCTCGTCGGCAGCGGCATCATCCTGCTCGGTACCGGCCTGGCGACCGGGGTGGTGAGGCTGCCGCGCTAG
- a CDS encoding DMT family transporter, producing the protein MSAPSPAVLRAILLLMGALVLFVLLDATAKHLGRTYPVPMLVWARYAVHFALMVVLLGPSMRGRLVSTGRPGRQVVRALCLLAVTFFSMAALSRMPLAETTAILFAAPLIVTLLARPVLGEQIGAVRWAAVLTGFAGVLLIARPGSGLVVEGVLLALAGAVSYAIYQILTRQLTATENPVTMLFYTALVGTGAMTLMLPWVWEGPLPDLKDALLIASLGVYGGTGHFLLIRAFRDAPASTLSPILYVQLVWATLLGWVIFGHFPDGLALAGILTIGAAGAMIALHSRSGARKKV; encoded by the coding sequence ATGTCCGCCCCCTCTCCGGCCGTGCTGCGCGCCATCCTCCTGCTGATGGGCGCGCTGGTGCTGTTCGTGCTGCTCGACGCCACCGCCAAGCACCTGGGCCGGACCTATCCGGTGCCCATGCTGGTGTGGGCCCGCTACGCGGTCCATTTCGCGCTGATGGTGGTCCTGCTCGGCCCGTCCATGCGCGGCCGCCTGGTCTCCACCGGCCGGCCTGGCCGCCAGGTGGTGCGCGCGCTGTGCCTGCTGGCGGTCACCTTCTTCAGCATGGCCGCGCTGTCGCGCATGCCGCTTGCCGAGACCACCGCCATCCTGTTCGCCGCGCCGCTGATCGTCACCCTGCTCGCCCGCCCGGTGCTGGGCGAGCAGATCGGCGCGGTGCGCTGGGCGGCGGTGCTCACCGGCTTTGCCGGCGTGCTGCTGATCGCCCGCCCGGGCAGCGGGCTGGTGGTCGAGGGAGTGCTGCTCGCGCTCGCGGGCGCGGTGAGCTACGCCATCTACCAGATCCTCACCCGCCAGCTCACCGCCACCGAGAATCCGGTGACCATGCTGTTCTACACCGCCCTGGTCGGCACCGGAGCGATGACGCTGATGCTGCCGTGGGTCTGGGAAGGCCCGCTGCCGGACCTGAAGGATGCGCTGCTGATCGCCTCACTGGGGGTGTATGGCGGCACCGGACACTTCCTGCTGATCCGCGCCTTCCGCGACGCGCCGGCCTCGACCCTGTCGCCCATCCTCTATGTGCAGCTGGTGTGGGCCACCTTGCTGGGCTGGGTGATCTTCGGCCATTTCCCGGATGGCCTCGCACTCGCCGGCATCCTCACCATCGGCGCCGCCGGCGCGATGATCGCGCTGCACAGCCGCAGCGGCGCACGCAAGAAAGTCTAG
- a CDS encoding EAL domain-containing protein, which yields MLYNARLAAELRQVLEGQGLRFVFQPIVDIGQATILGYEALMRGPAGTALESPDELLRVAKHCGLAMELEVAACLGAMQAFAALHLPGKLFLNLSAPAISAFGRERGGALLRCAVDAGLSPARLMLELTEHERVEDVDALQATFAALASQGVGLALDDFGDGRSSLRLWAQLKPQIVKVDKFFVRGIHRDSRKVEVLRAMLALAAAFGTPLVAEGVEEAEELGVLRDLGCHYGQGYLFGRPVSRPESVVAEPARAVLASSKIAVLPNSAPRPDMAETIGRLKLAAPTIAAADSNSALMELFTRHPDLHAVAVVENHYPIGLVNRRNFVDKFAQRYSRELYGRRPCTLFMNATPLRVEASAPIDSLTSVLTGDDQRYLHEGFIITEDGRYAGLATGESLVRAVTERRIEAARHANPLTFLPGNIPITEHIRRLLDAGAEFAACYFDLNNFKPYNDLYGYWRGDEMIKLAAQVIGTHADPAQDFVGHVGGDDFVVLFQSEDWRLRCERTVQAFNRRARDLFDAEELARNGFESEDRRGFKVLFPLTTVAAGVVHVTGGQFQTPEEVASAAAAAKKVAKQTGSGIHVAPGLRVRVLLEAAG from the coding sequence ATGCTGTACAACGCGAGGCTGGCCGCAGAGTTGAGGCAGGTCCTCGAGGGGCAGGGCCTGCGCTTCGTGTTTCAGCCTATCGTCGATATCGGCCAGGCGACCATTCTGGGCTACGAGGCGCTGATGCGCGGGCCGGCCGGCACGGCACTGGAGTCGCCGGACGAGCTGCTGCGCGTGGCCAAGCACTGCGGCCTGGCCATGGAACTCGAAGTGGCCGCCTGCCTGGGCGCGATGCAGGCCTTTGCCGCCCTGCATCTGCCGGGCAAGCTGTTCCTCAATCTGAGTGCGCCGGCGATCAGCGCCTTCGGCCGCGAACGTGGCGGCGCGCTGCTGCGCTGCGCGGTGGACGCCGGCCTGTCGCCCGCGCGGCTGATGCTGGAGCTCACCGAACACGAGCGCGTGGAGGACGTCGACGCGCTGCAGGCCACCTTCGCCGCGCTCGCCAGCCAGGGCGTGGGGCTGGCGCTGGACGACTTCGGCGACGGGCGTTCCAGCCTGCGCCTGTGGGCGCAGCTGAAGCCGCAGATCGTCAAGGTGGACAAGTTCTTCGTGCGCGGCATCCACCGCGACAGCCGCAAGGTGGAAGTGCTGCGCGCCATGCTGGCGCTGGCCGCCGCCTTCGGCACCCCGCTGGTGGCCGAGGGCGTGGAGGAGGCCGAGGAGCTGGGGGTGTTGCGCGACCTCGGCTGCCACTACGGCCAGGGGTATCTCTTCGGCCGGCCGGTGTCGCGCCCCGAGTCGGTGGTGGCCGAGCCGGCGCGCGCGGTGCTGGCATCGTCCAAGATCGCGGTGCTGCCCAACTCCGCGCCGCGCCCCGACATGGCGGAAACCATCGGACGGCTCAAGCTGGCCGCGCCGACCATTGCCGCGGCGGACAGCAACAGCGCCCTGATGGAGTTGTTCACCCGCCATCCCGATCTGCACGCGGTGGCGGTGGTGGAGAACCACTACCCGATCGGCCTGGTGAACCGGCGCAATTTCGTGGACAAGTTCGCCCAGCGCTACTCGCGCGAACTTTACGGACGGCGGCCGTGCACGCTGTTCATGAACGCCACCCCGCTGCGGGTGGAGGCGAGCGCGCCGATCGATTCGCTGACCTCGGTGCTGACCGGCGACGACCAGCGCTACCTGCACGAAGGCTTCATCATCACCGAGGACGGGCGCTACGCCGGGCTGGCCACCGGCGAGAGCCTGGTGCGCGCGGTGACCGAGCGGCGCATCGAGGCGGCCCGCCACGCCAATCCGCTGACCTTCCTGCCGGGCAACATCCCGATCACCGAGCACATCCGCCGCCTGCTCGACGCCGGGGCGGAGTTCGCCGCCTGCTACTTCGACCTGAACAACTTCAAGCCCTACAACGATCTCTACGGCTACTGGCGCGGCGACGAGATGATCAAGCTGGCCGCCCAGGTGATCGGCACGCACGCCGATCCGGCGCAGGACTTCGTCGGCCACGTGGGCGGCGACGACTTCGTGGTGCTGTTCCAGAGCGAGGACTGGCGGCTGCGCTGTGAGCGCACGGTGCAAGCCTTCAACCGCCGGGCGCGCGACCTGTTCGATGCCGAGGAGCTGGCGCGCAACGGCTTCGAGAGCGAGGACAGGCGCGGCTTCAAGGTGCTCTTCCCGCTGACCACGGTGGCGGCGGGCGTGGTGCATGTGACCGGCGGGCAGTTCCAGACGCCCGAAGAGGTCGCTTCGGCTGCGGCAGCCGCGAAGAAGGTCGCCAAGCAGACCGGCAGCGGCATCCACGTGGCGCCGGGCCTGCGGGTGCGGGTGCTGCTGGAGGCGGCGGGCTAG
- the nadC gene encoding carboxylating nicotinate-nucleotide diphosphorylase: MILTEQLRIEIQRTVAASLAEDVGTGDLTARLIPAGTLAHGRVISREDAVICGTAWFDATFAALSPTANVLWHVRDGEPVEAGQPLCDVDADARTLLTAERTALNFLQLLSGTATVTRRFVDAVAGTQAKIVDTRKTLPGLRLAQKYAVAVGGGTNHRIGLYDGILVKENHIIAAGGIRQVVEQARAIAPSNVFIEVEVENLDQLREALDAGVTMILLDNMGLEEMREAVGITAGRAELEASGGVNLERVRAIAETGVDRISIGSLTKDVRALDLSLRHIEE, translated from the coding sequence ATGATCCTCACCGAACAGCTCCGCATCGAAATCCAGCGCACCGTCGCCGCCTCGCTCGCCGAGGACGTCGGCACCGGCGACCTCACCGCCCGGCTGATCCCCGCCGGCACCCTGGCCCACGGGCGGGTGATCTCGCGCGAGGACGCGGTGATCTGCGGCACCGCCTGGTTCGATGCCACCTTCGCCGCGCTCAGCCCGACCGCCAACGTGCTGTGGCATGTGCGCGACGGCGAGCCGGTGGAAGCCGGTCAGCCGCTGTGCGACGTCGATGCCGACGCCCGCACCCTGCTCACCGCCGAGCGCACCGCGCTGAACTTCCTGCAACTGCTCTCCGGCACCGCCACCGTGACCCGCCGCTTCGTCGACGCCGTGGCCGGCACCCAGGCGAAGATCGTCGACACCCGCAAGACCCTCCCGGGCCTGCGCCTGGCGCAGAAGTACGCGGTCGCGGTGGGCGGCGGCACCAACCACCGCATCGGCCTGTACGACGGCATCCTGGTCAAGGAGAACCACATCATCGCCGCCGGCGGCATCCGCCAGGTAGTCGAGCAGGCGCGCGCGATCGCGCCGTCCAACGTGTTCATCGAGGTCGAGGTCGAGAACCTCGACCAGCTGCGCGAGGCGCTGGACGCCGGCGTGACCATGATCCTGCTCGACAACATGGGCCTGGAGGAGATGCGCGAGGCGGTGGGCATCACCGCCGGACGGGCCGAGCTGGAAGCGTCCGGCGGGGTCAACCTGGAGCGCGTGCGGGCGATCGCCGAGACCGGCGTGGACCGTATCTCCATCGGCAGCCTGACCAAGGACGTGCGCGCGCTGGATCTCTCCCTGCGCCACATCGAGGAATGA
- a CDS encoding HD-GYP domain-containing protein, with protein sequence MQKVPIDRLQPGVFISLSSIGWMRHPFMLNEFRISSEKQIHALREMGLAEVVWDPARSAAQPLPESAVAGNAGEEDFGSAALAGMLDEKRLRLDGLRRQREGLARRERQYEQDAAAAGDILKGFPARAPEAHARGKQLAGQVVDSLIGAESMVIHLVNQKSKEGGTAFHALNVMVLSLLLGRALKLPEEEMRQLGVGALLHDVGKAEIPPRILRATTRTPPEEEFYRAHIGYGIKAVAGARGMQVAERNIIACHHERWDGSGFPNKLVGEKIPRLARITAIANRYDNLCNPFELQHAKTPAEALRQLFKVEGAHFDPTMLQAFVKTLGVYPPGSFVHLSNGAFGLVVETNPAALLNPLVMLYDRDIPRNEAMLLDLRDVDLKVESVANPAKLPVEVVEYLAPRGRLDYYVEGAAG encoded by the coding sequence ATGCAAAAAGTCCCCATCGACCGCCTCCAGCCCGGCGTCTTCATCTCGCTGTCGTCCATCGGCTGGATGCGCCATCCGTTCATGCTGAACGAATTCCGCATCTCCAGCGAGAAGCAGATCCACGCACTGCGCGAGATGGGCCTGGCGGAAGTGGTCTGGGACCCGGCGCGCAGCGCGGCCCAGCCCTTGCCGGAGAGCGCCGTCGCCGGGAACGCGGGCGAGGAGGACTTCGGCAGCGCTGCGCTGGCCGGCATGCTGGACGAAAAGCGCCTGCGCCTGGACGGCCTGCGCCGCCAGCGCGAGGGCCTGGCGCGCCGCGAGCGCCAGTACGAGCAGGACGCCGCCGCGGCCGGCGACATCCTCAAGGGTTTCCCGGCCCGCGCCCCGGAGGCCCATGCCCGCGGCAAGCAGCTGGCCGGCCAGGTGGTCGACAGCCTGATCGGCGCCGAGAGCATGGTGATCCACCTGGTGAACCAGAAGAGCAAGGAAGGCGGCACGGCCTTCCACGCCCTCAACGTCATGGTGCTGTCGCTGCTGCTCGGCCGCGCCCTGAAACTGCCGGAGGAAGAGATGCGCCAGCTCGGCGTGGGCGCCCTGCTGCACGACGTGGGCAAGGCGGAGATCCCGCCGCGCATCCTGCGCGCCACCACCCGCACCCCACCGGAAGAGGAGTTCTACCGCGCCCACATCGGCTACGGCATCAAGGCGGTGGCCGGCGCACGCGGCATGCAGGTGGCCGAGCGCAACATCATCGCCTGCCATCACGAACGCTGGGACGGCAGCGGCTTTCCCAACAAACTTGTCGGTGAGAAGATCCCGCGCCTGGCGCGCATCACGGCAATCGCCAACCGCTACGACAACCTGTGCAATCCCTTCGAGCTGCAGCACGCCAAGACCCCGGCCGAAGCGCTGCGCCAGCTGTTCAAGGTCGAAGGCGCCCACTTCGACCCCACGATGCTGCAGGCCTTCGTCAAGACGCTGGGAGTGTATCCGCCGGGCTCCTTCGTGCACCTGTCCAACGGCGCGTTCGGCCTGGTGGTGGAGACCAATCCGGCCGCCCTGCTCAACCCGCTGGTCATGCTCTACGACCGCGACATTCCGCGCAACGAGGCCATGCTGCTGGACCTGCGCGATGTGGACCTGAAGGTCGAGTCGGTGGCCAATCCGGCCAAGCTGCCGGTGGAAGTGGTGGAGTACCTCGCCCCGCGCGGCCGCCTGGACTACTACGTCGAGGGCGCGGCCGGCTGA
- a CDS encoding SpoVR family protein, with the protein MKRAASRKKEALPASSEWTMEAIDRYHEEIARVAAGFGLDTYPVQIEIITAEQMMDAYASVGMPVNYHHWSFGKHFLATEKGYRRGQMGLAYEIVINSNPCIAYLMEENTLTMQGLVIAHAAYGHNSFFKGNYLFRTWTNADAIVDYLVFARNYIAECEERYGEEEVELLLDSCHALMNLGVDRYKRPPKLSLAKEKLRQREREEYLQGQVNELWRTLPIQEVQHETGGRRRFPAEPEENLLYFIEKHAPLLEPWQRELVRIVRKIAQYFFPQRQTQVMNEGWATFWHYTLLNKLYDEGLLADSFMLEFLQSHTNVVYQPPYNSRWYSGINPYALGFAMWQDIRRICEEPTAEDREWFPDIAGSDWLQTFDFAMRNFKDESFIAQYLSPKIMRDMRLFAVLDDDREDTLEISAIHDQGGYREVRALLSEQYNLGAREPYIQVWNVDLRGDRSLTLRHQQHMRRPLGESTDEVMKHLARLWGFTVRLETVDADGHVEQIAEVRNEKRRNNHDD; encoded by the coding sequence ATGAAGCGCGCCGCCAGCCGGAAAAAGGAAGCCCTGCCCGCATCCTCGGAATGGACGATGGAGGCGATCGACCGCTACCACGAGGAGATCGCCCGGGTGGCCGCCGGGTTCGGCCTGGACACCTACCCGGTGCAGATCGAGATCATCACCGCCGAGCAGATGATGGACGCCTACGCCTCGGTGGGCATGCCGGTGAACTACCACCACTGGTCCTTCGGCAAGCACTTCCTCGCCACCGAGAAAGGCTACCGGCGCGGGCAGATGGGCCTGGCCTACGAGATCGTCATCAACTCCAACCCCTGCATCGCCTACCTCATGGAGGAAAACACTCTGACCATGCAGGGCCTGGTGATCGCCCACGCCGCCTACGGGCACAACAGCTTCTTCAAGGGCAACTACCTGTTCCGCACCTGGACCAACGCGGACGCCATCGTCGACTACCTGGTGTTCGCCCGCAATTACATCGCCGAATGCGAAGAGCGCTACGGCGAGGAAGAGGTGGAGCTGCTGCTCGACTCCTGCCACGCGCTGATGAACCTCGGCGTCGACCGCTACAAGCGCCCGCCCAAGCTCTCGCTGGCCAAGGAAAAGCTGCGCCAGCGCGAGCGCGAGGAATACCTGCAGGGCCAGGTCAACGAGTTGTGGCGCACCCTGCCGATCCAGGAGGTGCAGCACGAGACCGGCGGCCGCCGGCGCTTTCCGGCGGAACCCGAGGAGAACCTGCTCTATTTCATCGAGAAGCACGCGCCACTGCTCGAACCCTGGCAGCGCGAGCTGGTGCGCATCGTACGCAAGATCGCGCAGTACTTCTTCCCGCAGCGCCAGACCCAGGTGATGAACGAGGGCTGGGCCACCTTCTGGCACTACACCCTGCTCAACAAGCTGTACGACGAAGGCCTGCTGGCCGACAGCTTCATGCTGGAGTTCCTGCAGTCGCACACCAACGTGGTGTACCAGCCGCCCTACAACAGCCGCTGGTACAGCGGCATCAACCCCTACGCATTGGGCTTCGCCATGTGGCAGGACATCCGCCGCATCTGCGAGGAACCCACCGCAGAGGACCGCGAGTGGTTCCCCGACATCGCCGGCAGCGACTGGCTGCAGACCTTCGACTTCGCCATGCGCAACTTCAAGGACGAGAGCTTCATCGCCCAATACCTGTCGCCCAAGATCATGCGCGACATGCGCCTGTTCGCGGTGCTGGACGACGATCGCGAGGACACCCTGGAGATCTCCGCCATCCACGACCAGGGCGGCTACCGCGAGGTGCGCGCCCTGCTGTCGGAGCAGTACAACCTGGGGGCGCGCGAACCCTACATCCAGGTGTGGAACGTGGACCTGCGCGGCGACCGCTCGCTCACCCTGCGCCACCAGCAGCACATGCGCCGCCCGCTGGGCGAGTCCACCGACGAGGTGATGAAGCACCTGGCCCGCCTGTGGGGCTTCACCGTGCGGCTGGAGACCGTGGACGCCGACGGCCACGTGGAGCAGATCGCCGAAGTGCGCAACGAAAAGCGCCGCAACAACCACGACGACTGA
- a CDS encoding NAD(P)H-hydrate dehydratase: protein MFLPAQPIYPVAGIREIEARVMPGAKPSLMERAGRAAAEDAVRLIMDRPGPILVACGPGNNGGDGFVLARHFRQAGREVVAAFADDAARLPADAAKALADFRAGGGEPVAELPPAPADGWALVVDALFGIGLKRPVDGRHAEWIATLNSLRAPRFALDMPSGLDTDTGRVLGACFRATHTTTFIALKPGLLTLDGPDHAGDVSVQRLDVDAAAWLKPLGHAVRPSLFTSQLLPRPRNSHKGCYGDAGILGGAPGMGGAALLAARAALWLGTGRVYAGLIDPQAPTVDPTRPELMLRPADELPAHLTALAVGPGLGQSGQAAAALAQAIARELPLVLDADALNLLAADPALQQVLAARSAPTILTPHPAEAGRLLGRDTAAVQADRVTAALELSARYRAHTVLKGCGSVVACTDGSWYINGTGHAGMASAGMGDVLTGLIVALLAQGWTAEQALVAAVHLHGAAGDRLAREGIGPIGLSASEVIDAARGVYNGWMIEANRDGG, encoded by the coding sequence ATGTTCCTGCCCGCCCAGCCCATCTACCCGGTAGCCGGCATCCGCGAGATCGAAGCGCGGGTCATGCCCGGTGCCAAACCTTCTCTGATGGAGCGCGCCGGCCGCGCCGCGGCCGAGGATGCGGTGCGCCTCATCATGGACCGCCCCGGCCCCATCCTGGTGGCCTGCGGCCCCGGCAACAACGGCGGCGACGGCTTCGTGCTGGCGCGCCACTTCCGCCAGGCCGGCCGCGAGGTGGTCGCCGCCTTCGCCGACGACGCCGCACGCCTGCCGGCCGACGCGGCCAAGGCGCTGGCGGACTTCCGCGCCGGCGGCGGCGAACCGGTCGCAGAGCTGCCGCCCGCTCCGGCCGACGGCTGGGCGCTGGTCGTCGACGCGCTGTTCGGCATCGGTCTCAAGCGCCCGGTCGACGGGCGCCACGCCGAGTGGATCGCCACGCTCAACAGCCTGCGGGCGCCGCGCTTCGCGCTGGACATGCCCAGCGGCCTGGACACCGACACCGGCCGCGTGCTCGGCGCGTGCTTCCGCGCCACCCACACCACCACCTTCATCGCTCTCAAGCCCGGCCTGCTGACCCTGGACGGCCCGGACCATGCGGGCGACGTCTCGGTGCAGCGCCTGGACGTGGATGCCGCAGCCTGGCTCAAGCCGCTCGGCCACGCGGTGCGTCCCAGCCTGTTCACCAGCCAGTTGCTTCCCCGCCCGCGCAACTCGCACAAGGGCTGCTACGGCGACGCCGGCATCCTGGGCGGCGCGCCCGGCATGGGCGGCGCCGCCCTGCTGGCGGCCCGCGCCGCGCTGTGGCTGGGTACCGGCCGGGTCTATGCCGGCCTGATCGACCCGCAGGCGCCGACGGTGGACCCGACCCGTCCCGAGTTGATGCTGCGCCCGGCCGACGAACTGCCCGCGCACCTCACCGCGCTGGCGGTCGGCCCCGGCCTGGGCCAGTCCGGGCAGGCCGCGGCCGCCCTCGCCCAGGCCATCGCCCGCGAACTTCCGCTGGTGCTCGATGCCGACGCCCTCAACCTGCTGGCCGCCGACCCCGCCCTGCAGCAGGTTCTGGCCGCCCGCAGCGCGCCCACCATCCTCACGCCGCACCCGGCAGAGGCCGGCCGCCTGCTCGGGCGCGACACCGCCGCGGTGCAGGCCGACCGCGTGACCGCCGCGCTGGAGCTGTCGGCGCGCTACCGCGCCCACACCGTACTCAAGGGCTGCGGCAGCGTGGTCGCGTGCACCGACGGCAGCTGGTACATCAACGGCACCGGCCACGCGGGCATGGCCAGCGCCGGCATGGGCGACGTGCTCACCGGCCTGATCGTCGCCCTGCTCGCCCAGGGCTGGACGGCCGAACAGGCGCTGGTCGCCGCGGTACACCTGCACGGCGCCGCGGGCGACCGCCTGGCGCGCGAAGGCATCGGCCCGATCGGCCTGAGCGCCAGCGAAGTCATCGATGCGGCGCGCGGCGTCTACAACGGCTGGATGATAGAAGCCAACCGCGACGGCGGCTGA